A single Agromyces sp. CF514 DNA region contains:
- a CDS encoding RsmD family RNA methyltransferase — MTRIIAGAAGSLSLAVPRSGTRPTSDRVREAIFSALEARDAIDGSVVLDLYAGSGALGLESASRGAAEVVLVERAKPAADVCRRNADAVTRAIGRGAARIRVVVKPVAGYLETAQAGVDLAFIDPPYDLEERAVARDLELLAPLLAPDATIVVERSSRSPEPSWPDGIELERRRDYGETTLWWAVAAVSGQPTRPSQPE, encoded by the coding sequence ATGACGCGCATCATCGCCGGCGCAGCCGGATCCCTCTCCCTCGCCGTGCCGCGTTCCGGCACGCGGCCCACGAGCGACCGTGTTCGCGAGGCCATCTTCTCGGCGCTCGAGGCGCGCGACGCGATCGACGGCTCGGTCGTGCTCGACCTGTACGCAGGCTCCGGCGCGCTCGGGTTGGAGTCCGCGAGCAGGGGCGCCGCCGAGGTCGTGCTCGTCGAGCGCGCCAAGCCCGCGGCCGACGTGTGCCGGCGCAACGCCGACGCGGTCACCCGCGCGATCGGCCGGGGAGCCGCCCGCATCCGCGTCGTCGTGAAGCCCGTCGCCGGTTACCTCGAGACGGCGCAGGCGGGAGTCGACCTGGCGTTCATCGACCCGCCGTACGACCTCGAAGAGCGCGCCGTCGCACGCGACCTGGAGCTGCTGGCCCCACTGCTGGCGCCCGATGCGACGATCGTCGTCGAGCGCAGCTCCCGGTCGCCCGAACCGTCGTGGCCCGACGGCATCGAACTCGAGCGGCGCCGGGACTACGGTGAGACCACGCTCTGGTGGGCCGTCGCCGCCGTCTCGGGTCAGCCGACGCGGCCGTCCCAGCCCGAATAG
- the thiL gene encoding thiamine-phosphate kinase, which translates to MAVLGRILPRLESGEHALLGPGDDAALVAASDGRFVVTTDLLVHGPDFRLAWSTPFELGWKAAATNLTDVAAMGARPTALVVAIAAPPSTRVSTLEGIADGLREGLAELAPGAGVVGGDLSASSVLTIAVTAFGDLEGRAPVLRSGARVGDVIAHAGRRGAAARGLALLFAEATDAAGEPDAALAAALREREPDLVLAQLAPRPPVWAGIVAAASGATSMLDVSDGLARDGRRIAEASRVGFDFDSAALDAGGEDGRAEVAHADAAVERVRLALSGGEDHGMLATFPADGDIPAPFEVIGHVVEGPGRMLLDGRDIRAEGWDPYSGWDGRVG; encoded by the coding sequence ATCGCGGTGCTCGGTCGCATCCTGCCCCGCCTCGAGTCGGGCGAGCATGCACTGCTCGGTCCCGGCGACGACGCCGCGCTGGTCGCGGCATCCGATGGCCGGTTCGTCGTGACGACCGACCTGCTGGTGCACGGACCCGACTTCCGCCTCGCGTGGTCGACGCCGTTCGAGCTCGGCTGGAAGGCCGCCGCCACGAACCTGACCGATGTCGCGGCGATGGGTGCGAGGCCCACGGCGCTCGTCGTGGCGATCGCCGCCCCGCCGTCGACCCGGGTGTCGACGCTCGAGGGCATCGCCGACGGCCTGCGCGAGGGGCTCGCCGAACTCGCACCGGGTGCGGGCGTCGTCGGCGGCGACCTCTCGGCATCGTCGGTGCTCACGATCGCGGTCACGGCCTTCGGCGACCTCGAGGGCCGTGCGCCGGTGCTCCGATCGGGTGCGCGCGTCGGCGACGTCATCGCGCACGCCGGCCGCCGGGGTGCCGCGGCGCGCGGCCTCGCCCTGCTGTTCGCCGAGGCGACGGATGCCGCGGGCGAGCCCGATGCGGCTCTCGCCGCTGCCCTGCGCGAGCGCGAGCCCGACCTCGTGCTCGCCCAGCTCGCGCCACGCCCCCCGGTCTGGGCCGGGATCGTCGCGGCCGCGTCCGGGGCGACGTCGATGCTCGACGTCTCCGACGGCCTCGCGCGCGACGGGCGGCGCATCGCGGAGGCGAGCCGCGTGGGGTTCGACTTCGACTCGGCGGCCCTCGACGCGGGCGGCGAGGACGGCCGTGCTGAGGTGGCCCACGCCGACGCGGCGGTCGAGCGCGTGCGGCTGGCGCTCTCGGGCGGCGAGGACCACGGCATGCTCGCGACGTTCCCGGCCGACGGCGACATCCCGGCGCCGTTCGAGGTCATCGGGCACGTGGTCGAGGGCCCTGGGCGCATGCTGCTCGACGGCCGCGACATCCGGGCCGAGGGCTGGGACCCCTATTCGGGCTGGGACGGCCGCGTCGGCTGA
- a CDS encoding tetratricopeptide repeat protein — protein MDALTSSDRVDPVSLEPVDQALIDRMWDFADPDVSAERFRAASEDGLRPTVERAVLATQLARALGLQGRFGEAFAVLDGIAGSFEPVQEAVDGPDAASVAPAGGGPVPAEVRARVAIERGRLHVADGRPADSVPDLTLAVREAAQAGSPFLVLDALHMLALHDAGHEEEWAAEGLDLLEGRRDPRTLRWGIALHHNLGWVKHDGGRTAAALVEFERAVEIADRYGSAEQQQVTRWSVGRCLRTLGRTDEALELQRSLAALRPDDPYVQAEIEALTAGEPTIEA, from the coding sequence GTGGATGCCCTTACCTCCAGCGATCGCGTCGACCCCGTGAGTCTCGAGCCGGTCGATCAGGCGTTGATCGACCGCATGTGGGACTTCGCCGATCCCGACGTCAGTGCCGAGCGGTTCCGCGCCGCGTCCGAAGACGGGCTCCGCCCGACCGTCGAGCGCGCGGTCCTCGCGACGCAGCTCGCGCGCGCCCTCGGCCTGCAGGGCAGGTTCGGCGAGGCGTTCGCCGTGCTCGACGGCATCGCCGGGTCGTTCGAACCGGTTCAGGAGGCCGTGGACGGCCCCGACGCGGCATCCGTCGCTCCGGCCGGAGGGGGTCCCGTGCCCGCCGAGGTCCGCGCTCGCGTCGCGATCGAGCGCGGCCGCCTGCACGTCGCCGACGGACGGCCCGCCGATTCGGTGCCCGACCTGACCCTCGCGGTGCGCGAGGCGGCGCAGGCCGGGTCGCCGTTCCTCGTCCTCGACGCGCTGCACATGCTCGCGCTGCACGACGCCGGCCACGAAGAGGAGTGGGCTGCCGAGGGCCTCGACCTGCTCGAGGGCCGGCGCGATCCGCGCACGCTCCGCTGGGGCATCGCACTCCACCACAACCTGGGGTGGGTCAAGCACGACGGCGGTCGTACGGCTGCAGCACTCGTCGAGTTCGAGCGCGCCGTCGAGATCGCCGACCGCTACGGCTCGGCCGAGCAGCAGCAGGTCACCCGCTGGTCGGTCGGCCGGTGCCTGCGCACGCTCGGGCGCACCGACGAGGCGCTCGAGCTGCAGCGCTCGCTGGCGGCGCTCCGACCCGACGACCCGTACGTGCAGGCCGAGATCGAGGCCTTGACGGCGGGGGAGCCTACGATCGAGGCATGA